TCTTCCTCACTCTTCCTTCTTATGGTTTCCCTTCGCAAAGGAAACCAAAGTTAGAATATTGAGTGAGGAGAAACCAAAGCTAAGAGTGAAAGAAGAATTTTGAAATACATACAGATATATACTATAGTTTTCTTTAACGAAGAGAAAACGTCAACAGGGAAAGAGTCGTTCTGACTCTTCCTTCTTATGGTTTCCCTTCGCAAAGGAAACCAACGTAGGAATATTGAGTGAAGAGAAACCAAAGCTAGTGGTGAAAGATGAAAAATTATTTTGAGGTGGGTATTATGGAATTATTTAATAAGAGTTCTACTAAAGATAAAAGAAATAATTTGAAACAGAATATGACCCTAGAAGAAGAACTGCTATGGAAAAATATTAGAAAAGATCAATTAGGAGTTAGATTTCGCAGGCAGTATGGAATTGGAGAATATATTGTTGATTTTTACTGCCCTAAATTAAGGATCGTTATTGAGATTGATGGTGGACAGCACTATATCGAAAAGGGATTAGAGTATGACCATGTCAGGGAAGAGTATATGAAAGAACTGGGAATAAAAACTCTTAGATTTAGCAATGCTGAAGTTAGAGATGATGTTGAGGGTGTAGTTGAGGAGATAAAGGGAGAAATATAAATTTTTTTTACAATCATTTATGCACTATAGTTTTCCTTAACGAAGGGAAAACGCTAACAAGGAAAGAGTGGTTTAAACTCTT
This is a stretch of genomic DNA from Psychrilyobacter piezotolerans. It encodes these proteins:
- a CDS encoding endonuclease domain-containing protein, whose protein sequence is MELFNKSSTKDKRNNLKQNMTLEEELLWKNIRKDQLGVRFRRQYGIGEYIVDFYCPKLRIVIEIDGGQHYIEKGLEYDHVREEYMKELGIKTLRFSNAEVRDDVEGVVEEIKGEI